A single genomic interval of Gouania willdenowi chromosome 22, fGouWil2.1, whole genome shotgun sequence harbors:
- the LOC114456650 gene encoding sodium-dependent multivitamin transporter-like isoform X3, with protein MERDGARDGTGSAAWGSCFLRIKYLELRFSKTVRICGTLTFIFQMVIYMAVCVYTPALALNAVTGFELWGTVLATGLVCTLYTTIGGLKAVIWTDVFQTVVMFAGQLAVIVVGVQQTGGVSEVWNKVWEGNRISGLNLNPDPTERHTFWTLGVGGVFLMLSLYGVNQAQVQRYLSARTEKEAVRSCYMVFPSLQLALALGCVMGLVMFARYCGEDHSGKLGNSSGDAMVIYFVMDMLQGLPGLPGLFIACLFSGALSTISSAFNSLATVTMEDLIKPHCPPMTEARATMVSKALALSYGLLCLAMAFLSHLMADSVLQVALKILGMVGGPILGVFCLGMFFPWSNSIGAVAGLAAGLVVAFWVGIGSIVTRTSSVSSLSSKCQNVLMSHNTTSVPVRSITNVTIRCESLSITNTLFYCRHFIIFLFFSATSGLKRFYSLSYMWYSGFSCITVIVIGLIISFLTGPMKEEDVAPGTVFPLLGKLLWFVPERVRKRLCCVTPLGHTLSGEQSSSSPQQKRSNGVIFTQVQVSDEEAENFLPEADVSRLDYETSV; from the exons ATGGAGCGCGATGGAGCAAGAGACGGGACAG GCTCAGCAGCGTGGGGCTCGTGCTTCCTCAGGATTAAG TATCTTGAACTGCGCTTCAGTAAAACTGTGCGAATCTGTGGAACGCTGACCTTCATCTTTCAAATG GTTATCTACATGGCCGTGTGTGTCTATACTCCTGCTCTTGCACTAAACGCAG TTACTGGTTTTGAGCTGTGGGGGACAGTGCTGGCCACTGGATTGGTCTGCACCCTGTACACTACAATT GGCGGTTTGAAGGCCGTGATCTGGACCGACGTGTTTCAGACCGTGGTGATGTTTGCAGGGCAGCTGGCTGTCATCGTGGTGGGAGTGCAGCAGACTGGAGGAGTTTCTGAGGTTTGGAACAAAGTCTGGGAGGGAAACCGCATCTCTGGTCTGAA CCTAAACCCAGATCCTACAGAGAGACACACATTCTGGACTctcggggtgggaggggtcttcCTCATGCTGTCGCTGTATGGAGTGAACCAGGCCCAAGTACAAAGATACCTCAGTGCTCGCACAGAGAAGGAAGCAGTGAG GTCCTGTTACATGGTGTTCCCCTCCTTACAGCTGGCTCTGGCTCTGGGCTGTGTGATGGGACTGGTCATGTTTGCACGTTACTGTGGTGAGGATCACTCAGGAAAACTGGGAAACTCGTCAGGGGACGCA ATGGTGATATACTTTGTGATGGATATGCTGCAGGGTCTGCCTGGACTGCCTGGACTGTTCATTGCATGTTTATTCAGTGGCGCGCTCAG CACCATCTCCTCTGCTTTCAACTCGTTGGCTACTGTAACGATGGAGGACCTCATCAAGCCACATTGTCCTCCCATGACAGAAGCAAGAGCCACCATGGTGTCCAAAGCTTTAG CTCTGTCCTATGGGCTGCTGTGTCTGGCTATGGCGTTTCTTTCTCACCTCATGGCTGATTCAGTGTTACAG gtGGCTTTGAAAATCTTGGGAATGGTTGGTGGTCCAATTCTCGGCGTGTTCTGTCTTGGTATGTTCTTTCCATGGAGCAACTCTATT GGAGCTGTCGCAGGCCTCGCTGCAGGTTTAGTTGTTGCTTTCTGGGTCGGCATCGGGAGCATCGTCACCCGGACCTCCAGCGTGAGCTCGCTCTCCTCCAAATGTCAGAATGTCCTGATGTCACACAACACGACGTCCGTCCCAGTGAGGAGCATCACTAACGTCACCATCAGGTGTGAATCACTCAGCATCACAAACACTCTGTTCTACTGCagacatttcattatttttctcttctttagTGCAACATCAGGGCTGAAGAGGTTTTATTCCCTTTCCTACATGTGGTACAGCGGCTTCAGCTGCATTACTGTCATTGTTATCGGCCTCATCATCAGCTTTCTAACAG gaCCAATGAAAGAGGAGGATGTGGCCCCAGGAACCGTCTTCCCATTGTTGGGAAAGCTGCTTTGGTTTGTCCCTGAACGCGTCAGAAAGAGGCTGTGCTGTGTGACTCCTTTAGGACACACG CTGTCAGGCGAACAAAGCTCTTCTTCTCCACAACAAAAACGAAGTAATGGAGTCATTTTCACACAAGTGCAAGTGTCAGATGAGGAGGCTGAGAACTTCCTCCCTGAGGCAGATGTGTCGCGTTTGGACTATGAAACATCTGTGTGA
- the LOC114456650 gene encoding sodium-dependent multivitamin transporter-like isoform X1, whose amino-acid sequence MDPSVQKHFTVVDYVIFALLLVASMAIGLYYALSGGRQRTTQEFLLADRSMSCLPISLSLIASFQSAVAIVGVPAEVFVHGTQYWFIGCAYILGLLIPAHVFIPVLYRLRLSSAYQYLELRFSKTVRICGTLTFIFQMVIYMAVCVYTPALALNAVTGFELWGTVLATGLVCTLYTTIGGLKAVIWTDVFQTVVMFAGQLAVIVVGVQQTGGVSEVWNKVWEGNRISGLNLNPDPTERHTFWTLGVGGVFLMLSLYGVNQAQVQRYLSARTEKEAVRSCYMVFPSLQLALALGCVMGLVMFARYCGEDHSGKLGNSSGDAMVIYFVMDMLQGLPGLPGLFIACLFSGALSTISSAFNSLATVTMEDLIKPHCPPMTEARATMVSKALALSYGLLCLAMAFLSHLMADSVLQVALKILGMVGGPILGVFCLGMFFPWSNSIGAVAGLAAGLVVAFWVGIGSIVTRTSSVSSLSSKCQNVLMSHNTTSVPVRSITNVTIRCESLSITNTLFYCRHFIIFLFFSATSGLKRFYSLSYMWYSGFSCITVIVIGLIISFLTGPMKEEDVAPGTVFPLLGKLLWFVPERVRKRLCCVTPLGHTLSGEQSSSSPQQKRSNGVIFTQVQVSDEEAENFLPEADVSRLDYETSV is encoded by the exons ATGGACCCATCTGTCCAGAAGCACTTCACTGTGGTGGACTATGTGATCTTTGCCCTCTTACTGGTGGCGTCCATGGCCATCGGGCTGTACTACGCCCTGTCCGGGGGGCGTCAGCGCACCACGCAGGAGTTCCTGCTGGCAGACAGAAGCATGAGCTGTCTCCCCATCTCCCTGTCGCTCATCGCGTCCTTCCAGTCCGCCGTGGCCATCGTCGGGGTTCCAGCAGAGGTGTTCGTCCACGGCACTCAGTACTGGTTCATTGGTTGCGCCTACATTCTGGGGCTGCTCATTCCTGCCCACGTCTTCATTCCAGTGCTGTACAGACTGAGGCTGTCCAGTGCCTACCag TATCTTGAACTGCGCTTCAGTAAAACTGTGCGAATCTGTGGAACGCTGACCTTCATCTTTCAAATG GTTATCTACATGGCCGTGTGTGTCTATACTCCTGCTCTTGCACTAAACGCAG TTACTGGTTTTGAGCTGTGGGGGACAGTGCTGGCCACTGGATTGGTCTGCACCCTGTACACTACAATT GGCGGTTTGAAGGCCGTGATCTGGACCGACGTGTTTCAGACCGTGGTGATGTTTGCAGGGCAGCTGGCTGTCATCGTGGTGGGAGTGCAGCAGACTGGAGGAGTTTCTGAGGTTTGGAACAAAGTCTGGGAGGGAAACCGCATCTCTGGTCTGAA CCTAAACCCAGATCCTACAGAGAGACACACATTCTGGACTctcggggtgggaggggtcttcCTCATGCTGTCGCTGTATGGAGTGAACCAGGCCCAAGTACAAAGATACCTCAGTGCTCGCACAGAGAAGGAAGCAGTGAG GTCCTGTTACATGGTGTTCCCCTCCTTACAGCTGGCTCTGGCTCTGGGCTGTGTGATGGGACTGGTCATGTTTGCACGTTACTGTGGTGAGGATCACTCAGGAAAACTGGGAAACTCGTCAGGGGACGCA ATGGTGATATACTTTGTGATGGATATGCTGCAGGGTCTGCCTGGACTGCCTGGACTGTTCATTGCATGTTTATTCAGTGGCGCGCTCAG CACCATCTCCTCTGCTTTCAACTCGTTGGCTACTGTAACGATGGAGGACCTCATCAAGCCACATTGTCCTCCCATGACAGAAGCAAGAGCCACCATGGTGTCCAAAGCTTTAG CTCTGTCCTATGGGCTGCTGTGTCTGGCTATGGCGTTTCTTTCTCACCTCATGGCTGATTCAGTGTTACAG gtGGCTTTGAAAATCTTGGGAATGGTTGGTGGTCCAATTCTCGGCGTGTTCTGTCTTGGTATGTTCTTTCCATGGAGCAACTCTATT GGAGCTGTCGCAGGCCTCGCTGCAGGTTTAGTTGTTGCTTTCTGGGTCGGCATCGGGAGCATCGTCACCCGGACCTCCAGCGTGAGCTCGCTCTCCTCCAAATGTCAGAATGTCCTGATGTCACACAACACGACGTCCGTCCCAGTGAGGAGCATCACTAACGTCACCATCAGGTGTGAATCACTCAGCATCACAAACACTCTGTTCTACTGCagacatttcattatttttctcttctttagTGCAACATCAGGGCTGAAGAGGTTTTATTCCCTTTCCTACATGTGGTACAGCGGCTTCAGCTGCATTACTGTCATTGTTATCGGCCTCATCATCAGCTTTCTAACAG gaCCAATGAAAGAGGAGGATGTGGCCCCAGGAACCGTCTTCCCATTGTTGGGAAAGCTGCTTTGGTTTGTCCCTGAACGCGTCAGAAAGAGGCTGTGCTGTGTGACTCCTTTAGGACACACG CTGTCAGGCGAACAAAGCTCTTCTTCTCCACAACAAAAACGAAGTAATGGAGTCATTTTCACACAAGTGCAAGTGTCAGATGAGGAGGCTGAGAACTTCCTCCCTGAGGCAGATGTGTCGCGTTTGGACTATGAAACATCTGTGTGA
- the LOC114456650 gene encoding sodium-dependent multivitamin transporter-like isoform X2: MDPSVQKHFTVVDYVIFALLLVASMAIGLYYALSGGRQRTTQEFLLADRSMSCLPISLSLIASFQSAVAIVGVPAEVFVHGTQYWFIGCAYILGLLIPAHVFIPVLYRLRLSSAYQYLELRFSKTVRICGTLTFIFQMVIYMAVCVYTPALALNAVTGFELWGTVLATGLVCTLYTTIGGLKAVIWTDVFQTVVMFAGQLAVIVVGVQQTGGVSEVWNKVWEGNRISGLNLNPDPTERHTFWTLGVGGVFLMLSLYGVNQAQVQRYLSARTEKEAVRSCYMVFPSLQLALALGCVMGLVMFARYCGEDHSGKLGNSSGDAMVIYFVMDMLQGLPGLPGLFIACLFSGALSTISSAFNSLATVTMEDLIKPHCPPMTEARATMVSKALALSYGLLCLAMAFLSHLMADSVLQVALKILGMVGGPILGVFCLGMFFPWSNSIGAVAGLAAGLVVAFWVGIGSIVTRTSSVSSLSSKCQNVLMSHNTTSVPVRSITNVTISATSGLKRFYSLSYMWYSGFSCITVIVIGLIISFLTGPMKEEDVAPGTVFPLLGKLLWFVPERVRKRLCCVTPLGHTLSGEQSSSSPQQKRSNGVIFTQVQVSDEEAENFLPEADVSRLDYETSV, from the exons ATGGACCCATCTGTCCAGAAGCACTTCACTGTGGTGGACTATGTGATCTTTGCCCTCTTACTGGTGGCGTCCATGGCCATCGGGCTGTACTACGCCCTGTCCGGGGGGCGTCAGCGCACCACGCAGGAGTTCCTGCTGGCAGACAGAAGCATGAGCTGTCTCCCCATCTCCCTGTCGCTCATCGCGTCCTTCCAGTCCGCCGTGGCCATCGTCGGGGTTCCAGCAGAGGTGTTCGTCCACGGCACTCAGTACTGGTTCATTGGTTGCGCCTACATTCTGGGGCTGCTCATTCCTGCCCACGTCTTCATTCCAGTGCTGTACAGACTGAGGCTGTCCAGTGCCTACCag TATCTTGAACTGCGCTTCAGTAAAACTGTGCGAATCTGTGGAACGCTGACCTTCATCTTTCAAATG GTTATCTACATGGCCGTGTGTGTCTATACTCCTGCTCTTGCACTAAACGCAG TTACTGGTTTTGAGCTGTGGGGGACAGTGCTGGCCACTGGATTGGTCTGCACCCTGTACACTACAATT GGCGGTTTGAAGGCCGTGATCTGGACCGACGTGTTTCAGACCGTGGTGATGTTTGCAGGGCAGCTGGCTGTCATCGTGGTGGGAGTGCAGCAGACTGGAGGAGTTTCTGAGGTTTGGAACAAAGTCTGGGAGGGAAACCGCATCTCTGGTCTGAA CCTAAACCCAGATCCTACAGAGAGACACACATTCTGGACTctcggggtgggaggggtcttcCTCATGCTGTCGCTGTATGGAGTGAACCAGGCCCAAGTACAAAGATACCTCAGTGCTCGCACAGAGAAGGAAGCAGTGAG GTCCTGTTACATGGTGTTCCCCTCCTTACAGCTGGCTCTGGCTCTGGGCTGTGTGATGGGACTGGTCATGTTTGCACGTTACTGTGGTGAGGATCACTCAGGAAAACTGGGAAACTCGTCAGGGGACGCA ATGGTGATATACTTTGTGATGGATATGCTGCAGGGTCTGCCTGGACTGCCTGGACTGTTCATTGCATGTTTATTCAGTGGCGCGCTCAG CACCATCTCCTCTGCTTTCAACTCGTTGGCTACTGTAACGATGGAGGACCTCATCAAGCCACATTGTCCTCCCATGACAGAAGCAAGAGCCACCATGGTGTCCAAAGCTTTAG CTCTGTCCTATGGGCTGCTGTGTCTGGCTATGGCGTTTCTTTCTCACCTCATGGCTGATTCAGTGTTACAG gtGGCTTTGAAAATCTTGGGAATGGTTGGTGGTCCAATTCTCGGCGTGTTCTGTCTTGGTATGTTCTTTCCATGGAGCAACTCTATT GGAGCTGTCGCAGGCCTCGCTGCAGGTTTAGTTGTTGCTTTCTGGGTCGGCATCGGGAGCATCGTCACCCGGACCTCCAGCGTGAGCTCGCTCTCCTCCAAATGTCAGAATGTCCTGATGTCACACAACACGACGTCCGTCCCAGTGAGGAGCATCACTAACGTCACCATCAG TGCAACATCAGGGCTGAAGAGGTTTTATTCCCTTTCCTACATGTGGTACAGCGGCTTCAGCTGCATTACTGTCATTGTTATCGGCCTCATCATCAGCTTTCTAACAG gaCCAATGAAAGAGGAGGATGTGGCCCCAGGAACCGTCTTCCCATTGTTGGGAAAGCTGCTTTGGTTTGTCCCTGAACGCGTCAGAAAGAGGCTGTGCTGTGTGACTCCTTTAGGACACACG CTGTCAGGCGAACAAAGCTCTTCTTCTCCACAACAAAAACGAAGTAATGGAGTCATTTTCACACAAGTGCAAGTGTCAGATGAGGAGGCTGAGAACTTCCTCCCTGAGGCAGATGTGTCGCGTTTGGACTATGAAACATCTGTGTGA